Proteins found in one Arthrobacter sp. U41 genomic segment:
- a CDS encoding maleylpyruvate isomerase family mycothiol-dependent enzyme yields MVARHDQTTDPELLAALLQARRGTAFFARKLNELSDAELDGDSLLPGWTRRHITAHIGYNARAIARLVEWAVTGVETPMYASTAVRDHEINFGATLSPIALRHLFDHSAVHLNVEWRDLPEDAWHHTVRTIQDREVPATETVWMRSREVWMHAVDLDNGASFRDIPVPVLDRLLKDITGAWHTRGTDTGLLIKVTDRDLAFGNATSASPTVVSGPLASVVEWAAGRGSAGVTAVDGAAAPVAVPAAAKWI; encoded by the coding sequence ATGGTCGCCCGCCATGACCAGACGACGGACCCGGAGCTGCTGGCGGCCCTGCTGCAGGCGCGCCGCGGCACGGCGTTCTTCGCCCGCAAGCTCAACGAACTCTCCGACGCGGAGCTCGACGGCGATTCGCTGCTTCCCGGCTGGACCCGCCGCCACATCACCGCGCACATCGGCTACAACGCCCGGGCCATCGCCCGGCTCGTGGAGTGGGCAGTCACCGGGGTGGAGACCCCGATGTACGCCTCCACCGCGGTCCGGGACCACGAGATCAACTTTGGGGCGACCCTGAGTCCGATCGCGCTACGGCACCTCTTCGACCACTCCGCCGTGCACCTCAACGTCGAATGGCGGGACCTGCCCGAGGACGCCTGGCACCACACAGTCCGGACCATCCAGGACCGGGAAGTCCCCGCCACGGAAACCGTCTGGATGCGCAGCCGCGAAGTGTGGATGCACGCCGTCGATCTCGACAACGGCGCCAGCTTCCGTGACATTCCGGTTCCCGTGCTGGACCGGCTCCTCAAGGACATCACCGGCGCCTGGCACACCCGCGGCACCGACACGGGACTCCTCATCAAAGTGACCGACCGCGATCTGGCGTTCGGAAATGCTACGTCGGCGTCGCCGACGGTCGTCTCAGGACCGCTGGCGTCCGTCGTCGAGTGGGCGGCCGGCCGGGGCAGCGCCGGTGTGACCGCAGTCGACGGCGCGGCTGCGCCTGTGGCGGTCCCGGCCGCCGCGAAATGGATCTGA